The Thunnus thynnus chromosome 24, fThuThy2.1, whole genome shotgun sequence genome window below encodes:
- the LOC137177037 gene encoding OX-2 membrane glycoprotein-like — MMTQAAVMTIFFVLGVFPKGLTAVIQTQQTVMAAVGEDVHLSCQLMQSRDVLQVTWQKLSPEGKKKNLATYNKYFGQGVNPGFQGKVEFKDAGLQNCSIVIRKVMEQDEGCYLCLFNIYPDGSLTGRTCLQLYELHEPILQIRESNSTEETVVSCSATGRPAPTVTLNVPQQDLYFSHNSTVSVTNTNGTVTVTTTAVLSGFHGNGAQVGCAARLLSVPEIQVFKMIPAVKQSSADDFTLIVVLITVVIAVCVAVVVTVLLRHKHKNRDAEVMEMTQEPIKDPDECETALMKEENEQIWRQTSQEENPQG, encoded by the exons ATGATGACACAAGCTGCAGTCATGAcgatcttttttgttttgggagtCTTTCCAAAAG GTCTAACAgctgtgatacaaacacagcagactgtgatggcagcagtaggagaagatgtccatctcagctgtcagctcatgCAGTCTAGAGATGTTCTTCAGGTCACATGGCAGAAACTTTCACctgaggggaagaagaagaatcttGCCACCTACAACAAATACTTTGGGCAAGGAGTGAATCCTGGTTTTCAGGGGAAAGTGGAGTTTAAAGATGCTGGACTGCAGAACTGCTCCATAGTTATCAGGAAGGTGATGGAGCAGGATGAAGGCTgctatctctgtttgtttaacatttATCCTGATGGTTCTTTGACAGGCAGAACCTGCCTCCAACTCTATG agcTGCATGAACCCATTCTACAaatcagagaatcaaactctACTGAAGAGACAGTTGTGTCCTGCTCGGCCACAGGTCGTCCTGCTCCCACAGTAACTCTGAATGTCCCACAACAAGACCTCTACTTCTCTCACAACAGCACAGTCAGTGTCACCAACACCAACGGTACAGTCACCGTCACCACTACAGCTGTGCTGtctggtttccatggaaacggGGCACAAGTTGGATGTGCAGCACGACTGCTCTCAGTCCCTGAAATTCAGGTGTTTAAGATGATTCCTGCAGTGAAACAATCGTCTGCTGATG ATTTCACTTTGATCGTTGTATTGATCACAGTAGTGATCgctgtttgtgttgctgtagtCGTCACTGTCCTGCTCAGACATAAACATAAGAACAG GGACGCTGAGGTGATGGAGATGACACAAGAACCAATCAAAGACCCTGATGA gtgtgaaacagctttaatgaaGGAGGAGAATGAGCAGATCTGGCGACAGACATCTCAGGAGGAAAATCCACAAGGGTAG